The following are encoded in a window of Flavobacterium psychrotrophum genomic DNA:
- a CDS encoding DUF4254 domain-containing protein, with amino-acid sequence MFSSTAFAIFEQSINDYHVHDSVDQPINNPYGKDQIEHLLYAKNWVDTVQWHFEDIIRNPEIDPVAALVLKRKIDASNQVRTDMVEFIDSYFLDKYKEVQPKADAKINSESPAWALDRLSILALKIYHMSEEATRPGASDEHKAKCQEKLNVLLEQKKDLSTAIDDLLTDIQNGDKYMKVYKQMKMYNDEELNPVLYQNKK; translated from the coding sequence ATGTTTTCAAGCACCGCATTCGCCATTTTTGAGCAAAGCATTAACGACTATCATGTGCACGACAGTGTAGACCAGCCTATTAACAACCCTTATGGCAAAGACCAGATAGAGCACCTGTTGTATGCCAAAAACTGGGTAGATACCGTGCAGTGGCATTTTGAGGACATTATTCGTAATCCGGAAATAGACCCTGTAGCAGCCCTTGTACTTAAGCGTAAAATAGACGCCAGTAACCAGGTGCGTACAGATATGGTAGAGTTTATAGACAGCTACTTTCTTGATAAATATAAAGAGGTACAGCCTAAAGCCGATGCCAAAATAAACAGCGAAAGCCCTGCATGGGCATTAGACCGCCTGTCTATACTTGCCCTTAAGATCTATCATATGAGCGAAGAGGCTACCCGCCCCGGAGCAAGTGATGAGCACAAGGCTAAGTGCCAGGAAAAACTAAACGTACTGCTGGAGCAGAAAAAAGACCTTAGCACAGCTATAGACGACCTGCTTACCGATATACAAAACGGCGACAAGTACATGAAGGTGTACAAGCAAATGAAAATGTACAACGACGAGGAACTAAACCCGGTGCTGTACCAAAACAAGAAGTAA
- the upp gene encoding uracil phosphoribosyltransferase — translation MIRHTLSENNSILNHFMAQLRDVSLQKDSMRFRRNIHRIGEAMAYEISKTLDYVPFDINTPLGIKQSHKIKDGIVVCNILRAGLALHEGLISFFDDAENGFISAYRHHPFNDDRFEIVTEYKAAPSLSGKTVIIADPMLATGQSLVASCQKLLENETPIAVHIAVVIAAPEGIAYLEEYLPNNYHLWICDVDSHLNDKKYIVPGLGDAGDLAYGVKL, via the coding sequence ATGATACGTCATACACTGTCTGAAAACAACAGCATCCTTAACCATTTTATGGCGCAACTGCGCGATGTATCGCTGCAAAAAGACAGTATGCGCTTTCGCCGAAACATACACCGCATAGGCGAAGCCATGGCTTATGAGATTAGCAAAACCCTCGATTACGTTCCGTTTGATATTAACACGCCACTGGGCATTAAGCAATCGCACAAAATTAAAGACGGCATAGTGGTGTGCAACATACTGCGTGCGGGGCTGGCCTTGCACGAAGGGCTTATTTCGTTTTTTGATGATGCAGAGAACGGCTTTATTTCGGCCTACCGCCATCACCCGTTTAACGATGACCGTTTTGAAATTGTAACCGAATATAAGGCAGCACCATCATTATCCGGTAAGACGGTTATTATTGCCGACCCTATGCTGGCCACCGGGCAGTCGTTAGTAGCATCGTGCCAAAAGCTGCTGGAAAACGAAACCCCCATTGCAGTGCATATTGCCGTGGTTATTGCCGCGCCAGAGGGTATTGCCTACCTGGAAGAGTACCTGCCAAACAACTACCACCTGTGGATTTGTGATGTAGACAGCCACCTGAATGATAAAAAATATATTGTTCCCGGACTGGGCGATGCCGGCGATTTAGCTTATGGCGTTAAGTTGTAG
- a CDS encoding Sec-independent protein translocase subunit TatA/TatB: MGKLGITEILVILVIVVLLFGGKKIPELMKGLGTGIKEFKNAAKDEDHQTSAPKKAQEENKL; encoded by the coding sequence ATGGGAAAATTAGGTATCACCGAAATACTTGTAATACTGGTAATTGTTGTATTGCTGTTTGGCGGAAAGAAAATCCCCGAACTTATGAAAGGATTGGGTACTGGTATTAAAGAATTTAAGAATGCCGCCAAAGACGAAGACCATCAAACCTCTGCTCCTAAAAAAGCGCAGGAAGAAAATAAACTGTAA
- a CDS encoding murein hydrolase activator EnvC family protein, protein MAKRLKKQIIRKKLFNKNRLVILNEDTFEEIFSLRLNLMNVFVGITSISIVMIALVTYIIAFTPLREYIPGYASTKLKREATANAIKSDSLIKELEEEKAYLASIKKVLTGDLDKTKLSRDSIVPSEQKELTAEEMKPSAADQKLRQEVAHEDKYNLFEKATPRVNQVLFAPVQGKVTQAYNAAKKHFYVEVAVANNTPVKAISAGTVILADWTPTNGNVMVVRHNDGIMSVYKQLTSITKEQGDVVKSGEVLALAGFSGKQGGVQLHFELWKDGYPIDPTQFIDFE, encoded by the coding sequence ATGGCAAAACGGCTCAAAAAGCAAATCATCCGGAAAAAACTCTTCAATAAAAACCGCCTGGTCATATTGAACGAAGATACCTTTGAGGAAATTTTTTCGCTCAGGCTAAACCTGATGAATGTGTTTGTAGGCATTACCAGTATCTCTATTGTAATGATAGCACTGGTTACTTACATTATTGCCTTTACGCCGCTGCGCGAATACATTCCCGGATATGCCAGCACAAAGCTAAAGCGCGAGGCTACGGCCAATGCCATTAAGTCTGACTCGCTTATTAAAGAGCTGGAAGAAGAAAAAGCCTACCTGGCATCTATAAAAAAAGTACTTACCGGAGACCTCGACAAAACAAAACTAAGTCGCGACAGCATAGTACCTTCTGAACAAAAAGAGCTTACCGCCGAGGAAATGAAGCCCAGCGCTGCTGACCAGAAACTGCGTCAGGAAGTGGCACACGAGGATAAATACAACCTTTTTGAAAAAGCCACACCACGTGTAAACCAGGTACTATTTGCACCGGTACAGGGCAAGGTAACACAGGCTTACAATGCCGCCAAGAAACATTTTTATGTAGAAGTAGCAGTGGCAAACAACACGCCGGTAAAGGCCATATCTGCCGGAACGGTTATACTGGCCGACTGGACCCCCACTAACGGTAACGTAATGGTGGTGCGCCATAACGACGGAATCATGTCGGTCTACAAACAGCTTACATCAATAACCAAGGAGCAGGGCGATGTGGTAAAGAGTGGCGAAGTACTGGCACTGGCGGGCTTTAGCGGCAAGCAGGGTGGCGTGCAGCTGCACTTTGAGCTGTGGAAAGATGGCTACCCAATAGACCCAACCCAGTTTATAGATTTTGAATAA
- a CDS encoding SdpI family protein: protein MDAFFDNIAIPSLYSGIAFAFVGSMLHFSPPSEINGVIGYRTKASMKSQERWDFAQKYSAMFMGICGVIMVALSLLSYFIPIDAELKNIGGLGLLLTSAVSMIAATEIALKKRFKNNY, encoded by the coding sequence ATGGATGCTTTTTTTGATAACATAGCCATACCCTCACTCTACTCTGGCATTGCCTTTGCCTTTGTGGGTTCTATGCTGCACTTTAGCCCTCCGTCAGAAATTAACGGGGTTATAGGCTACCGCACTAAGGCGTCTATGAAATCGCAGGAACGGTGGGATTTTGCCCAAAAGTATTCGGCTATGTTTATGGGTATTTGCGGTGTTATCATGGTTGCGCTGTCTTTGCTGTCTTACTTTATACCCATAGATGCCGAATTAAAAAACATAGGTGGTTTAGGACTGCTTCTTACAAGCGCAGTATCTATGATAGCCGCTACCGAAATAGCACTTAAAAAAAGATTTAAAAACAACTACTGA
- a CDS encoding SdpI family protein has protein sequence MELYLGNTGLLCGLVFFIMGGIMYKWPPKNINGLYGYRTGSSMQSQERWEFAQRFSAIQMIKAGGALMLVSLILALLQVGIEVITTIGTVLLLACTGYLLFSTERAIKKNFGNK, from the coding sequence ATGGAACTATATCTTGGCAATACAGGTTTACTATGTGGTTTGGTGTTTTTTATCATGGGTGGCATTATGTATAAATGGCCGCCAAAAAACATAAACGGCCTGTATGGCTACCGCACGGGTTCGTCTATGCAGTCTCAGGAACGGTGGGAGTTTGCCCAAAGGTTTTCTGCCATACAAATGATCAAAGCCGGTGGTGCACTAATGCTTGTAAGCCTTATATTGGCACTGTTGCAGGTGGGCATAGAAGTTATAACCACCATAGGTACCGTACTGCTTTTAGCATGCACCGGCTATTTGCTGTTTAGTACCGAAAGGGCTATCAAAAAGAATTTTGGAAATAAATAA
- a CDS encoding GH3 family domain-containing protein — protein MSLKTLGAQLFAKVIHGKTQKWANNPVATQQKVFGELLAKAKGTQFGKDHNFEGIDSMSDFAAHVPVRDYEGLKHYVDRVVHGEENILWPGKPLYFAKTSGTTSGAKYIPLTAESMPYHIEAARNAILSYINETGNAGFVDGKMIFLQGSPELDEKHGIKFGRLSGIVAHFVPAYLQKNRMPSWETNVIDDWETKVDAIVAETINEDMTVISGIPSWVQMYFEKLHQKAGKPVGDIFKNFNLFIYGGVNYEPYRAKFENLIGRRVDSIELFPASEGFFAYQDSQSEKGMLLLLNSGIFYEFIKADEFFTEKPRRYTIGEVELGINYVLIISTNAGLWAYNIGDTVAFTSLAPYRVIVTGRIKHYISAFGEHVIGKEVESALNEAMQGSYVSVNEFTVAPQINPASGLPYHEWFIEFEQEPKDLATFALAVDTAMRKQNVYYDDLIAGNVLRTLVITKVGKNGFQEYMKSIGKLGGQNKLPRLSNDRKIAAFFE, from the coding sequence ATGTCATTAAAAACATTAGGAGCGCAACTATTCGCAAAAGTTATTCACGGTAAAACCCAAAAATGGGCAAACAATCCTGTAGCCACCCAGCAAAAGGTATTCGGCGAACTTTTGGCGAAAGCCAAAGGCACACAGTTTGGCAAAGACCATAATTTTGAGGGCATAGATAGTATGTCTGATTTTGCTGCTCATGTACCCGTACGCGATTATGAGGGGCTTAAGCATTATGTAGACCGCGTGGTACATGGCGAAGAAAACATATTGTGGCCGGGCAAGCCGCTGTATTTTGCCAAAACATCGGGCACTACAAGCGGTGCCAAGTACATTCCGCTTACGGCAGAGAGCATGCCTTATCATATAGAGGCAGCACGAAATGCCATACTAAGCTACATTAACGAAACAGGCAATGCAGGGTTTGTAGATGGCAAGATGATATTTTTGCAGGGCAGCCCGGAGCTTGATGAAAAGCACGGCATTAAATTTGGCCGTCTTAGCGGTATCGTGGCGCACTTTGTGCCCGCCTACCTGCAAAAAAACCGTATGCCAAGTTGGGAAACCAATGTTATAGACGACTGGGAAACCAAGGTAGATGCCATTGTAGCCGAAACCATTAACGAAGATATGACCGTAATATCGGGCATACCTAGTTGGGTGCAAATGTATTTTGAAAAGCTGCACCAAAAGGCAGGCAAGCCCGTGGGCGATATCTTTAAAAACTTTAACCTGTTTATATACGGCGGGGTAAATTATGAGCCGTATCGTGCCAAGTTTGAAAACCTGATAGGGCGCAGGGTAGACAGCATAGAGCTTTTTCCTGCATCTGAAGGTTTTTTTGCCTACCAGGACAGCCAGTCCGAAAAAGGTATGCTGCTGCTGCTTAACTCGGGCATTTTTTATGAGTTTATAAAAGCTGACGAATTTTTTACCGAAAAGCCGCGCCGCTACACCATTGGCGAAGTAGAACTGGGCATAAACTACGTGCTTATTATTTCTACCAATGCAGGCTTGTGGGCCTACAACATAGGCGATACTGTTGCCTTTACCAGCCTTGCGCCCTATCGGGTTATAGTTACCGGCAGGATAAAGCATTACATTTCGGCATTTGGTGAGCACGTTATAGGCAAAGAGGTAGAAAGCGCACTTAACGAGGCTATGCAGGGCAGCTATGTAAGCGTAAATGAGTTTACCGTAGCCCCGCAAATAAACCCTGCAAGCGGACTGCCTTACCACGAGTGGTTTATAGAGTTTGAACAAGAGCCTAAAGACCTTGCCACATTTGCCCTTGCGGTAGATACCGCCATGCGAAAACAAAATGTATATTATGACGATCTTATAGCCGGTAATGTGCTGCGCACGCTGGTAATTACTAAAGTGGGCAAAAATGGTTTTCAGGAATACATGAAATCAATAGGCAAGCTAGGCGGGCAAAACAAGCTGCCCCGCCTGAGTAATGACCGTAAGATAGCAGCGTTTTTTGAGTAA
- a CDS encoding DUF6909 family protein, with product MQGIKNITRSRAQESSAAIERLYITMRHLFNRGFYKPMGISGDTLREALLSLRPEIYGSIAEEKAELNGLLYVIERLPVGIEQCRFINLTSDEGYGKSHFKAIVPPKRKRNCYRIDDEQMNIEITRGRSDIYDILTHLTFIYVESDKIKNRVLIDDNGEIARDWVKLEQIIAKEEKLTLEEREQAISHVSNVLGRTFAELTDIYDGFGTKADPDRFLKVIYWLGKLAIEEAMGAQKRTITFTPILRERLGHHIHGEIWADNIKAVLKQNGLLERPIHIISANMHSVMNSLFAHQLLKAKYKDKDAFFIFEELSKSGNDPLREKVQEFAMKNGMIYMPDTSGTNIDVQIFDTDKIDFSKTAFPTSDTGDKKPVIIVMDYAFGEQAYETIDELLKPYKEGDKRTLVNVESVSIMGKAGILEGSKGDIMIPSAHINEGTGDNYPFDNELTADMFEGQGIPVYSGPMVSVLGTSLQNKDLLKFFNESTWGVIGLEMEGAYYQKAIQSASKIRKSINPDVKVRYAYYASDNPLETGSTLASGGLGTTGVKPTYLITIKILEQIFNIR from the coding sequence ATGCAGGGAATTAAAAACATAACACGTTCGCGTGCCCAGGAATCTTCAGCAGCTATAGAGCGGCTTTACATTACTATGCGCCACCTTTTTAACCGTGGGTTCTACAAGCCTATGGGTATAAGCGGCGATACCTTGCGCGAAGCTTTGCTTTCGCTAAGGCCTGAAATTTATGGTTCAATAGCCGAAGAAAAAGCCGAACTAAATGGCTTACTGTATGTTATAGAGCGCCTTCCGGTGGGTATAGAGCAATGCCGCTTTATAAACCTTACCAGCGATGAGGGCTATGGCAAGAGCCATTTTAAGGCCATAGTGCCGCCAAAACGTAAACGAAACTGCTACCGCATAGACGATGAGCAGATGAATATAGAAATTACTCGCGGGCGCAGCGATATTTACGATATCCTTACGCACCTTACGTTTATCTACGTAGAGTCTGATAAAATTAAGAATCGTGTACTTATAGACGATAATGGCGAGATAGCGCGCGACTGGGTAAAACTGGAGCAGATTATTGCTAAAGAAGAAAAGCTTACGTTAGAGGAGCGCGAGCAGGCCATAAGCCATGTAAGCAACGTGCTGGGCCGCACTTTTGCAGAGCTCACCGATATTTACGACGGTTTTGGCACCAAGGCAGACCCTGATCGTTTTCTTAAGGTAATATACTGGCTGGGCAAACTGGCCATAGAAGAGGCTATGGGAGCCCAAAAGCGTACCATAACCTTTACCCCTATACTGCGCGAAAGGCTGGGTCACCACATTCATGGTGAAATATGGGCAGACAACATTAAGGCGGTACTTAAGCAAAACGGCTTGCTGGAACGCCCTATACATATTATAAGTGCCAATATGCACAGTGTTATGAACTCGCTGTTTGCACACCAGCTGCTTAAGGCCAAGTATAAAGATAAAGATGCGTTCTTTATTTTTGAAGAACTGAGCAAATCGGGCAACGACCCGCTACGCGAAAAGGTGCAGGAATTTGCCATGAAAAACGGCATGATCTATATGCCGGATACATCGGGTACTAACATAGACGTGCAGATTTTTGATACCGATAAGATCGACTTCTCTAAAACAGCATTCCCAACATCTGATACGGGCGATAAAAAACCGGTTATCATTGTTATGGACTATGCCTTTGGCGAACAGGCTTATGAAACCATAGATGAGCTGCTTAAACCTTACAAAGAGGGCGATAAGCGCACACTGGTAAATGTAGAGTCGGTTTCTATAATGGGTAAGGCAGGTATACTTGAAGGCAGCAAAGGCGACATCATGATACCATCTGCCCATATAAATGAGGGTACCGGCGATAACTATCCGTTTGATAACGAGCTTACGGCAGATATGTTTGAGGGGCAGGGCATACCGGTATATAGCGGCCCTATGGTTAGCGTACTGGGTACATCACTCCAAAATAAAGACCTGCTTAAGTTTTTTAACGAGAGTACATGGGGTGTTATTGGCCTGGAAATGGAAGGTGCTTATTATCAAAAAGCCATACAGAGTGCCAGTAAAATCAGAAAAAGCATTAACCCGGATGTTAAGGTACGCTATGCCTACTACGCATCTGATAACCCGCTCGAAACGGGCAGCACGCTTGCAAGCGGTGGCCTGGGTACTACAGGAGTAAAGCCTACTTACCTGATTACCATAAAAATATTAGAACAAATTTTCAATATCCGATAA
- the rfbD gene encoding dTDP-4-dehydrorhamnose reductase, protein MKKVLVTGAGGQLGQALKKAAPAHTGLEFYFASSGEVDITSGESLEAVFSTFKPDYVINAAAYTAVDKAETEPEKAQLINVTGAANLANACLKYGCALLHVSTDFVFDGNSITAYTEEDVPNPTGVYGKTKLEGEQQVAAILPQHYIIRTSWVYSEFANNFKKTMLRLAAERDTINVVNDQRGTPTNANSLAEALIAIINSNKAAYGIYNYSNEGEATWYDFAKKIFEVNNVSINLRPIPTSAFPTPAKRPAYSVLDKTKIKEVFNLVIPKWQTEV, encoded by the coding sequence TTGAAAAAAGTTTTAGTAACAGGTGCCGGTGGGCAGCTGGGCCAGGCACTTAAAAAAGCCGCACCCGCACACACCGGCCTTGAATTTTATTTTGCATCATCGGGCGAAGTAGATATTACATCGGGCGAAAGCCTTGAGGCAGTATTCAGCACATTTAAGCCAGATTATGTTATTAACGCTGCTGCTTATACCGCTGTAGACAAAGCCGAAACAGAACCGGAAAAAGCACAGCTTATAAATGTAACCGGCGCTGCAAACCTTGCTAACGCATGCCTTAAATATGGCTGTGCATTGCTGCACGTTTCTACCGACTTTGTTTTTGACGGAAACAGTATCACAGCTTACACCGAAGAGGATGTGCCTAACCCTACTGGGGTATATGGCAAGACCAAATTAGAAGGCGAGCAGCAGGTAGCGGCAATACTGCCACAGCATTACATCATCAGGACGTCGTGGGTATATTCTGAGTTTGCTAATAACTTTAAAAAAACCATGTTGCGCCTTGCCGCAGAGCGCGATACCATAAACGTGGTAAACGACCAGCGCGGCACGCCTACAAATGCTAACAGCCTTGCCGAAGCACTTATTGCCATTATAAACAGTAATAAGGCGGCATACGGCATTTATAACTACAGCAACGAAGGTGAGGCAACATGGTACGATTTTGCAAAAAAAATATTTGAAGTAAACAATGTTTCTATAAATTTACGGCCTATACCTACTTCAGCATTTCCAACACCTGCTAAAAGGCCGGCGTATAGCGTGCTGGACAAAACCAAAATTAAAGAGGTTTTTAACCTTGTAATACCCAAATGGCAAACAGAAGTCTAA
- a CDS encoding class I SAM-dependent methyltransferase translates to MDISEFSRLNNKANYDRHPWETSRVNVLKHLLKSFKLKLPVQRIVDIGGGDAFLINNLYSENFANQYFAIDIAYTPEVIAQLKTNYNNSPITYFNSIEDYLAEYDDGVPTLFLCMDVLEHLPDEGLILSHLSSNPANYYFFAVPAFQSIFSSHDVLLGHYRRYTVAGFKNMLMQHGFSINKKGYYFTSLLFLRWVEKLLKKDKKESIDNWEAGKQKTALINTMLTLDFKTTTLLGKLGITVPGLSCYCLCKK, encoded by the coding sequence ATGGATATATCAGAATTTTCGAGATTAAACAACAAAGCGAATTATGATAGGCATCCGTGGGAAACATCCCGCGTTAATGTTTTAAAGCACCTGCTAAAAAGCTTTAAGCTAAAGTTGCCTGTTCAGCGCATTGTAGACATAGGTGGCGGCGACGCTTTTTTGATAAACAACCTGTATTCAGAAAATTTTGCAAACCAGTATTTTGCCATAGACATTGCCTATACGCCAGAGGTTATAGCACAGTTAAAGACTAATTATAATAACAGCCCTATTACCTACTTTAACAGCATAGAAGATTACCTGGCTGAGTATGACGATGGTGTGCCCACCTTGTTTTTGTGCATGGATGTTTTAGAACACCTGCCGGATGAGGGGCTTATACTATCGCACTTAAGCAGCAACCCGGCTAATTATTACTTTTTTGCCGTACCGGCATTTCAGTCTATATTTTCAAGCCATGATGTGCTGCTGGGCCACTACAGGCGTTATACCGTAGCAGGGTTTAAAAATATGCTTATGCAGCATGGTTTTAGCATAAACAAAAAAGGCTACTACTTTACCTCGCTGCTATTTTTAAGATGGGTAGAAAAACTGCTTAAAAAAGATAAAAAAGAATCGATAGACAACTGGGAAGCCGGCAAACAAAAAACGGCATTGATAAATACAATGCTTACGCTCGATTTTAAAACCACAACTTTACTGGGTAAGCTGGGTATTACCGTACCCGGATTGTCCTGCTACTGCTTATGCAAAAAATAG
- a CDS encoding glycosyltransferase has product MQKIAIIIPCYNEEKRLSGAALEELHNTTNVHIYLCNDGSTDGTAALIDGFANTMERCFAIQYSKNQGKANTIYKSANALLAKNDYTHIGYFDADFSTPVSEMKRMLERLEQVPSQFIIGSRVKLLNNDIQRKTHRHFIGRAIITLVNIRLKLGIYDTQCGAKLFPVTIAAEGFTQPFKTSWLFDIELFIRLKKKGLLIQGEEFPLRHWKDVDGSKLGWKTSFKILKELLILQKL; this is encoded by the coding sequence ATGCAAAAAATAGCCATAATAATACCTTGCTATAACGAAGAAAAAAGGCTTAGCGGGGCTGCCCTCGAAGAATTGCATAACACTACAAATGTGCATATATACCTGTGCAACGATGGCAGTACAGATGGCACTGCGGCATTAATAGATGGTTTTGCTAACACTATGGAGCGTTGCTTTGCCATACAATATTCTAAAAACCAGGGCAAGGCAAATACCATATACAAATCTGCCAATGCGCTTTTAGCAAAAAACGACTATACCCATATAGGCTATTTTGATGCTGATTTTAGTACTCCCGTAAGCGAAATGAAGCGTATGCTTGAGCGCCTGGAGCAGGTGCCTTCGCAGTTTATAATAGGATCGCGCGTTAAGCTGCTAAACAACGACATACAAAGAAAAACACACCGCCACTTTATAGGCCGGGCAATTATTACCCTTGTAAATATCAGGCTTAAACTGGGCATTTATGATACCCAGTGCGGGGCAAAGCTTTTTCCGGTAACAATAGCGGCAGAAGGTTTTACGCAGCCGTTTAAAACATCGTGGCTTTTTGATATCGAACTCTTTATCCGCCTTAAGAAAAAGGGATTGCTCATACAGGGCGAAGAGTTTCCGCTGCGGCACTGGAAAGATGTAGATGGCTCTAAGCTGGGCTGGAAAACATCATTCAAAATTTTAAAAGAGTTACTGATATTACAAAAGCTATGA
- a CDS encoding DUF6311 domain-containing protein, with translation MKRILAGHYLIAYLIAIIIFYFSYGLGILNPQNINWLLSARHDWGTHYLGWAFYRDSAWTFPLGQMEGYVYPVGANVGFTDSIPLVAIPLKLISGILPNDFQFLGFWLLSCYIMAAHFTLKIFDLYKIPTYVSLLAVVLIVGNPVLFYRGMHPALCAHGFILGSIYYYLVAANAENVKRINRKQFWLSFLSGLINPYLCLLVVGFSFILPIKNYFYDKLLTAKQTILIPVITCAAIVLSWIIVGMVSLHHGERLDVADGYGLYGFNYNSFHNSSGFSAFLPGMQWVSPHQYEGFMYLGVGFMVLIALALVYFIIKGQPVQFFKNHKWLLPLIILTVLLSLFATTNRVTYGESVLFEVPIPKIIKKFGNIFRASGRFFWLTYYLIILFFTVVFLKSKIPAWAKAIVLALIVALQAYDIKHLYTKNLPSGTYDSPLDEAKWNAILPHFEKMITYPPFNNHVLNNMDYQDLALLALKNHKQISLGYTARENGRAYRKFSQALNLRIASGSLSSDELYITTPQYLEFFKNSLQQKKLHSKYLDGYYLLYTNNEVPVVNTDAAVQRHIDSITQIVDKKFVTSFKTPAFDNNRIDYNVEEAAVNKNTIYMRGWAFLTEQDNNKNDSVFIAISDKGKTDIAYTRQFKRPDLTPTYNKQYLEDSGFMLALYNGKAFNGNEHVSIAIKSGGTWTLNDLGPISKLKSGKKPSDKHKK, from the coding sequence ATGAAAAGGATACTTGCCGGCCATTACCTGATTGCCTACCTCATTGCTATCATTATTTTTTATTTCAGTTACGGGCTGGGCATATTAAACCCACAAAACATTAACTGGCTGCTAAGTGCACGCCACGACTGGGGTACGCACTACCTGGGCTGGGCATTTTACCGCGACTCTGCCTGGACGTTTCCGCTGGGCCAGATGGAAGGCTATGTATACCCCGTGGGCGCTAACGTAGGCTTTACCGATTCTATTCCGCTTGTAGCCATTCCGCTAAAGCTTATCAGCGGCATTTTACCAAACGATTTTCAGTTTCTGGGCTTCTGGCTACTGTCCTGCTACATCATGGCAGCGCATTTCACCCTAAAAATATTCGATCTTTATAAAATACCTACTTACGTTAGCCTGCTGGCAGTAGTGCTTATTGTGGGTAACCCGGTACTGTTTTACAGGGGTATGCACCCGGCACTGTGTGCACACGGTTTTATACTGGGTTCTATATACTACTACCTTGTTGCTGCTAATGCAGAAAATGTAAAACGCATTAACCGCAAGCAGTTTTGGCTTTCTTTTTTAAGCGGGCTTATAAACCCTTACCTGTGCCTGCTGGTAGTAGGCTTTAGCTTTATACTACCCATTAAAAATTATTTTTATGATAAGCTGCTTACCGCTAAGCAAACCATACTCATACCGGTAATTACCTGTGCGGCCATAGTACTTTCCTGGATTATTGTGGGTATGGTAAGCCTGCACCATGGCGAGCGCCTGGATGTGGCAGATGGCTACGGGCTATATGGCTTTAACTACAACTCATTTCATAACTCCAGCGGGTTTTCAGCATTTTTGCCGGGTATGCAATGGGTGAGTCCGCACCAGTATGAGGGCTTTATGTACCTGGGCGTGGGCTTTATGGTGCTAATAGCACTTGCACTGGTATATTTTATTATTAAAGGGCAGCCGGTCCAGTTCTTTAAAAACCATAAGTGGCTGTTACCGCTTATTATACTCACAGTGCTGCTATCGTTGTTTGCTACAACAAACCGCGTTACATATGGCGAAAGCGTACTTTTTGAAGTGCCTATACCTAAGATCATTAAAAAGTTTGGCAACATATTCAGGGCAAGCGGCCGTTTTTTCTGGCTTACCTATTACCTTATCATATTATTCTTTACTGTTGTATTTTTAAAATCAAAAATACCGGCGTGGGCAAAGGCTATTGTACTTGCCCTTATAGTAGCACTACAGGCGTATGATATTAAGCACCTTTATACAAAAAACCTTCCGTCGGGCACGTATGATTCTCCGCTGGATGAAGCTAAGTGGAATGCAATCCTGCCCCATTTTGAAAAGATGATTACCTATCCGCCATTTAATAATCATGTGCTAAACAACATGGATTATCAGGATCTGGCATTACTGGCACTAAAAAACCATAAACAAATTAGCCTGGGCTATACTGCCCGCGAAAATGGCAGGGCATACCGCAAATTTTCGCAGGCATTAAACCTGCGCATAGCCAGCGGTAGCCTTAGTAGCGACGAATTGTATATAACCACACCGCAATACCTTGAGTTTTTTAAAAACTCATTGCAACAAAAAAAGCTACACAGCAAATACCTGGACGGATATTACCTGCTGTACACAAATAATGAGGTACCCGTTGTAAATACCGATGCCGCAGTTCAAAGACATATAGATTCTATTACGCAAATTGTAGATAAGAAATTTGTAACATCGTTTAAAACTCCTGCTTTTGATAATAACAGGATAGACTATAATGTAGAAGAAGCTGCAGTAAACAAAAATACCATTTATATGAGGGGATGGGCTTTTTTAACTGAGCAGGATAATAATAAGAACGACTCTGTTTTTATAGCAATTTCTGATAAAGGAAAAACAGACATAGCCTACACCAGGCAATTTAAAAGACCAGACCTTACACCTACATACAACAAACAGTATCTTGAAGATTCCGGGTTTATGCTGGCGCTGTATAATGGCAAAGCATTTAATGGTAATGAGCATGTAAGCATTGCTATAAAAAGTGGCGGTACCTGGACATTAAATGACCTGGGACCTATTAGCAAGCTTAAATCGGGCAAGAAGCCAAGTGATAAACATAAAAAATAA